The sequence TTCAGTTATGAGATATAGCAGTGTTCCAATATTGACAATTAATCTGAATTCTATATACACGTAATCTTCTTATAAAGAAGTGTCATAGAATATTTCTTACATACAGTAGTTGAAAACCTCATGTACAGCCTAGCGTAAGTGAGCATTTAGAGTAATTTACTAAAATTCATGCCAAACGAGGCTCAATAATGTTTGACTAACAGAAATCCCAGTAGAACTCTAGGTCAGGCTGGGACCTCCGAGTATTGAAAATCTATGTACTTGTTGAAATGTGTATGCCGCTGCTGTATGTTGCGTCAGATGCTTGTTATAGCCAACTGGTGGCATAGTTAAGCTTCACTTTTTTGCATGTTCCAGTACTGCTACCAGGAATCAAAACAAATGTTTACCTATTTCGTATGCACCAAACAGTCATTAATGGAGCCGATGGAGAGCTTTGGTCAGAGTGTAGGATCGACTACTCCAATTGCACTTGAAGATGATGCCAATAGCAGTTTCACGGTATataatttggtgaatcaaataatTGAGTCTTTTTGTACCATATCATTTATATATATTTCTTCTTTTGGAAGGATGCAAAGCAGTTGGCTTCATGTGGTGGAGATAGTTACAGTACACCCAGGAAAACAAGTAGCATGCCGATCTGTGTAAGTATTGTTTCATTTTCAATATCGAAGTGCCAAATTTAATTTGCAAATGATAGTTCTAATGTAATTGTGCAGGGTTCAATATACGTGCCTGAGTGTGATGAAAGCTTGGAGCCGGCAATTGGCATGGTCTTTGATAAATGGGAGGCTGGTGAGATGTTCTACACACGGTATGCTCATGAGGTTGGGTTCTTAGTCCGCAGATTTACACAACATGAGGGGGATGGTGGTGTACCAGTGTGGAAACGTTTTGTTTGTGCAAGACAAGGATGGAGGGAGGAGAAATATATACTGAATGATCATGTGAAGAAGCCCAGGAGGAAAGTTAAGCTAACTAGGTGTGGCTGTGAGGCTATGATTAGCTTGAAGATAAGAGATGATGGCAAGTATGAGGTCGCCCGATTCGTCCGTGAACATACGCATCAGCTTGTCTCACCAAGTAAGAAACAATTCCTTAGATCAAACAGGGAAGTCACTAGTGAATTGAGGAGCACATTTTTCACATGTCGCAAAGCATTGATGGGCCCTTGCCAAACATATCGCTTCATGACTGCACAAAAGGGTGGACCAGAGAATATTGGTTGCAGTAAGCGTGATTTACAGAATTATTGTCGTGATATCAGTGAGATAATTAAAGATGCGGATGCACAAACAATTATTGATGCTATGCGAAGTAAACAAAGGATCAATCCAACTTTCTTCTTTGATTATGAACAAGATGATGAGAAGAAGTTAACACACATATTCTGGGCTGATGGTACCTGCAGAAAGAACTATGCACTATTTGGCGAGGTAATGTCTTTTGACTCCACTTATAGTACCAATCAGTACAACCTAGTTTTTGCCCCTTTCACTGGTGTGAACCATCACAAGGCATGTGTTACATTTGGTGCTGCATTTGTATGCCATGAGAAGGTTTGGTCGTACAAATGGTTGTTCAAGACCTTTCTGAAGTCAATGGGAGGTGTTGCACCTAAACTTATCATTACCGATGAGGATCAGAGCATGAAAGCTGCAATCAAAGAAGTCTTTCCTCAAACCATACATAGACTTTGCATGTGGCACATTCTCTATAAACTCCGTCAGAATGTTGGTCATGATTTATTCAATGATGAAGATTTCCGCAGGCAATTTAGTGCATGTGTTTGGGGTTCAGAGACTCCGGGAGAATTTGAGGAAAAATGGTCCACACTAATTTCACATTATGAATTAGAAAGCAACATATGGCTGGCTGGCAAGTTCGGAATTCGTCACTTGTGGATACATGCATACTTCAAAGGCGTATTTCTTGGTGGGTTATTGCGGACTACATCGAGATCTGAGAGTGAGAATGCTTTCTTTGGTCACTTTCTCAACCGGCGACTCTCTTTGCTTGAGTTTTGGATAAGATTTGAAAGTGCCATTGAAGAACAACGACAAAAGGAATTGGAGGATGACAATAGCACAATTCATACACTACCACTGCTAGAGACTACTTGGAGTATTGAGAGTCATGCTAGGCATGTCTATACTCATACTATCTTCCTACTATTTCAGGATGAGCTGATTGCCGCAAGGGATAGGCGTGATGTACTATCAATACAACAAGTTGGTGAGGTACAAATCACTTGTATTTCAGACTTAAGTGGCAAAGTTAGAGAGGTGCTCTACAACACCACAACCAAGGTTGCACATTGTTCTTGTAAATTGTTTGAATCTATTGATATACCCTGTTCCCACATCATCATTGTCCTCAAGAGAGAGAAATTCAAGGAGATCCCAAGTCATTGTATTCTTCATAGGTGGACAAAACTAGCTACAAAGACGGTAGTACTTGATTCAAATGGCAATACACTTGAAGGGACAACTAAATCTCTTCCACCCAACATTAACCGATTGTACTCCGAGACATGCACCAAATTCAATATGGGCATGATGGCTGCCAAGAATTGTGAGGAGAAGATGCAATTTGCATAAGGGTATTGCAAATGTTGTTGACCATGTTTTGCATATGGGAACAAGCAACGGACAGACAAAGATCCAGGAATTTGAGTCATTTATTGGTGTATCAATTCCAAGAGAGATAAATATCCACCCACCAGCTATAGCACACACTAAAGGAAGTGGCACAAAGATGAAGCAGGGTTCTCAGCCAGCAACAAGTGGAAAAAAGAAAAGGAGGTGAATATAACTCAACTGGTTGTGACTTGTGAACATGTCACGATCTCTTAGTGTAACAAATGATTTTTTTACATGATTTTATAGGTCAAGAAACAACAAAAATGGTCAGGAGAATTAGATGGCGCAACAGACATGCAGGTTATTTGGCATCACAGAAGTGTTTACAGTTTCACATATTTAATGGTGTacgatcttttgagtgatttttTTAGGTTGTTCTAATTCTTGATGTTTTCATGTAGGTTTGCATTTTTGCCCAGCATGGAGAATATGGACCCACCAAGCGCTCTGTAGTGAAGCCTGTTTGGTTTAATTATGTAAATTAGTGAACTAAATAGTACGCCTGTAAATATATGTATATTAATATCATGTTAATTCCTAGACCAAGATGGCAGCATATGATGCAACTTTATTTGTTTAAATGCTTATATTCTAGTGATCTTTTGATGCTATGAATGACTTTTGGCAATTTGCCATCCCACACCATTTGCTAGCTTGTACTATTGTTTTTGGAGATGAATATTTTGTCAAGATTCCCGCTAAATATTTTGATCGTCGGTATTTTAGATGTGAATACAGGAATGGGAAATGGGTTCCTGTTGATCACATGCCAATGTATTCATTATGAAAAAAATGATGGCGACCTGAAGGCTGAAAGATACCAATGTTTTAAGTTGTTGCTTGTTGTACTGATGAGAGCTTACTTTAAATGTACTGAATTTTAGCATGTATTGTGTTGTTGCTTATTGTTTCAGCTGGGCAACGTTTCATTTTTGTGTTGATTCATCACATCTAAAGTGACAGATGAAGGTCTAAATGATGTGGATTTAGTTTGATCAATTCACCCATCTTGGTTTGATTCAGATAAGATCAGCTGGGACGATACTGTTCGTCCTTGTTGGTAAAACTGATGCATAGATCTGTTGTGGTTTTACAAAAGACAGCCTGTTCTTGAGGGGGGCAGATGCAAATATACCAAGGGGGCATGTGTAAATAATAAGTGAGTTGATCCTGTCCCTTGCATGTAGATCCAAGGCACCACATAGTCCACTAGCATGGGATCATGTGATGGCCCGTATCACCTGATATTTTTCCGTTTTGTAGAAGACCCCTCACAAAGGACGATATGAGAGGTTGGGAGCTGCGGCAGCATGCAGCATGGCCTAATACGGTGATGGAGGAGTACGTGTCAGCTAGGGAGTCGTTTGACAATGGCTATATAGTGGATGGATGCCACACACAGACACATACAGGAGACAGGATCAACTCACTTATTAGCATGGCTATATAGTGGATGGATGCCACACACAGACATATGATGAAGGGGCGcggatagtctgggcctaataccaaacagacctcgcagccaaacctacaTCTAAGACTTGAGGTCCCAATCCGGACGCCTGCCAGGTATGGGCACCCATCAGTCCGGcatgctcctcaaccaggacgcctgccgagtatgaggccgccgcaaccacctgccaccaatccatcttcagagttgtactacTGCATCGACCTTGCCTGGTCTAGCTGCAGCCGaagccaccacgacgccagacagcaccgacctcctgcgcgtgtccatcaccacacatctgacgccaagcctccgttgccaagagccgccgccatgaatatgtagaaagaaacaccgctccaccgaagaagccatccgctggttcctcgagcccgagtgcatctccaagaatgccgcccccaaggggaTAACGACACATGAATGCCGCCTTCATCCCATCAACTgatttagggtttcccccggaggtattggGTGGGTTTGGGATTtgtacctcgatgatgccttcatgaaggaaacgatgataagggcatcgtcatcaccggctccaGCCAACGACCGAAGACCAAGTTTTCATTCGGATCCGTCCCAAGACATCCACCCAACAACCTGTGCActgtctcgaccgccttcaaagccccagatctagccgCCTAGATCTGGCGACCAACCGCAACAGCAGTGCCACCATAGGAACCCTGGCACACCGGCCACTGCCTGAATGCGCCATCACTAGAGCCTGGGAGGAGGACTCCGACCCCACCTCGCCAAACCGCGAGAGCCGCCGAGATCGATCCCGCACGCTCGTCACCGTCTCTGATATGAATCAGCAAAACCACGAGATCGGCGATGCAGATCCGCCTTGGATAGGGACAGCACCACGCCATGCCGTTGCGGGAAGCCTGAGCTTCACCCGCCGCCaccttccagggccgccgccccgggatccagccgccgccgacagccgagccgccggccaccGCGACCAAGGCCGCCATGCCCGCGAGCCCATCGAACGGCGGGCACCACCATATCTTCCTCGGAGCCGCAGCTCCGCCTCCCCCGCCCAGCACCACGCCGCCGCCTTGTGCCGTCGCCTAACGCGCCGCCGAGCCGCCGCGATGCAGATCGAGGGAGAGCGCCCCGATGCCATGGATGCCCCGCCTCACCTGATCTGGCACGGGAGGGAAGagagcctccgccgccgccatcagcCACCTGGGGCCTTGCCCGGTGACCTCCTCTAGCAGCGGCCGAGGGGAGGGGGAGGATGGACGTGCccggcagcggcggctagggttttcacCTGAGCCGCCCTAGCGGGAGGGCGACGCGGGCGTCGGTACAAGAATGCAGACTCCTTGTACAAAAGAATGATTTCCAGGATCTATGGCTTGTAAAGGTCTGTGCTGAAAATCAGTTAACCCCTGTCTGCAATGCAATTGAGAAACAGTATAACGGGACGAGCTAGGAGCCACCATAGCGATTTGGCGTTCTCCACCATCGGATCACAGTTATAAACGTTCAGGATTATTGGTCGATCATCCGACTTCCCCACATACGCTAATTAACGAGTACACCATTCTGATCCGCTTGAGTAACCGTCTCATGGGCCGCTGCTCCGCGGAACGAGTTCGGCTTCGTGTGGGTAATCGGGCCGTAGAGGTTGAAGGCCCATGAGGACCACTCGAATCTTTCTTCCCTTCGTCGGTTTGTCCAATCACCAGCTCTATCCCGAGTTTCTCCCCTTCTCAAcgctacgccgccgccgccgtcatgtGTCCCGGAGGCGAGATTATACTGCAGGTGTACTTCGACATCGGCGCCCTGTACTGTTCCTCCGCAGCCTCCATGGTGGGTCCCTTCTTTCCCCTTCGTTCCCTGCTGCGTTCCTTCATGGCGGCTGCGGTGGCTGCACGTGCCACCGGCGTCCATCCTTGGGCGTCCTCCACCGGCAGCCGCCTCCATGCCCTTGCAGCTGTAACATCAAGTCATATCCACGCCCTTTCCCATTCTGTACGACGCCTCCAGAACATGCAAATAATAAACTGTCTCTGGCTCCTAATTATCTGCTCATTTATGGGCATCCCGTTACcactatctactgttcatcctCATGGCAGTGGCAGAATTTTGCATGAAATTGTCCAAGTGaccgaagattttattctgtttgtgCAAGGTTGTGCCTATTTTGGACCATCTTGGAATTGATTTTCGAAATGAGCAAATGTTGTTGCTGTGGTCATCTGTACAGTTTTTTTCATGATCATGCTAATGGTAGATTTGTGCTACTATTAGAAATATTTGGTTGTTTTATTCTTTATTGGACTCTGATAGATGTGATCTCACGTGCAGACTGCTCTTCGTTTACACTTTTTGACTAAACCAAGGTTTGTTTCCTTTGCTATTTTTTTTTCAAGTTTCTAATATTACTCCTGAAAGTGTTATTGCTCACAAATTATTGCTGCAAGTGTTTTGTCACATTTTTTAGAGTCTATGCGCAAACTTAATTCCTGAAAGTAGATGTTCTTGTTGCTAGGCACAAATTACATTAACGTGGAGTACAAGCTTAGTTCCCATGTCTCACCATTCTTCTCCTTTTTAAAATTTAGGATTTAATTTGGTTAAGAAAGCTTGACTGAAGTGTTGTGTATTAAGTATTAACATGGCCTGATTTCGGACGTAAATCCTATTTTTGACAAGTAGTTCAGGATATTGCTGAAGATGAAGCCGTTTGCTCGATAATGAGGGTCATGTAGATGCCTGCATTACCTAGCAAGGTGATGTTGCTTTTTGTTTGGAGCTAAGAATGTCATTAAAGTGTACTTGCTGACGGACTCAGATCCAAATGTCTACATTCTGCCTAACAGAATGCAGCTTAATTGTCCAATCTGTGCTGCCgttgagattatgatttgtcatgGCCTTAACGTACCACTGAGATTCACCGTTACCAACCAGTGCTTATGATAGTTTGTCTATTTAACTATATAAAATGTTAAAGCTTAGAACTGCTATTCTCAGTTGATTGTACTCTTTGAGATTTTTTTTTCTAAATAGTTCAATTATTTATTGTCGAGGGCGGGCGCAGCAAAGCGCGCCTTCATGTTCTAGTGGACGTTATTACAAGACTGATCTTAATTCACTgaacacgtacgtacgtacgtgtggTTAACCCCTAAATTAACTAGGATATATGGTTTGTAGAAGGGGCCACGTGAATGACACAAGATTAACATGTATGTACATGTGGCCAAAACTAGTACtctctccatttctaaatatatgtctttttaaagattttaatatggaccatatatgaagcaaaatgagtgaatctacacattaaAATAAGtctatacatccatatgtagtctgtattgaaatctctacaaagatttatatttaggaatggagagagtagtaCCATCTCTATGTGAATGACTAAATTTCTTTGTAATACGTCAAACTTTGTTGCGTACATTGGTTGAAAACCTGTGGTCAGAATTTGTCAAAAATGGAACGAGGTGCTTTTGGTTTGCAGGATGCATTATGCATACGCATTATACTGCTCCGGCCTCTACTACACCTTCACGTGACCTCCTAGAAAAATTGGTGTTGCATTGCTCTTTGACAACGTGACCTAGCTAGCGATTGGCGTTGCACCAgagaggaaactggaggagcacaGCTAGCACAGCAGAGAGTAAACACAGTCCTTTCGTGCACATTTGCACTATTTTTGTAAGAATCGCCCACTAGCCAGGAACGCCTCCAGGAAACTAATTCCAGCCCGCTAGGTTGtttgagctagctagctagctagcaacactagtagaaaaacacctattagtccggttcgtaaggacctttagtcccggttcatgaaccaggactaatgggtcgttactaatacctccacccattagtcccggttcaaacacgaaccgggatcaatgtgccttcacgtggccctgtgcgccgagcccagtcagggggcctttggtcccggttggtggctccaaccgggaccaaaaggcatccacgcgtctgcattccagtggctggggtttttgttttttttttgaaaggaagggggttgggggttttgggggggttaatttaggtgtttcatatattgtgttagctagctaattaatagagagaagtgtcctctcttatgtccgtgcttggtcgacgctacgtactatatatacataagtgatcgagagaaccattcagtacagaagttcgtcatgcataccgagagaagtgatcgatcgacctttccttctccgagagattggtcgaacaacaagttttcgtatcatgtatccgacgctactggctacatacatgtacaatatgtataagatctcttaattacaaacccctagcatttgaaatcaatttccacatggtattctccggctttactgatgacgtgttcaagaaagaatctcgccaattcctcttgaattgctttcatgtgatctggttctaggagttcatcccgcatctgccacgtctaatttgaagaagggggttaattaatacatatatatgaatgaaactcaacagaaatgatggtgtaataaaatgaaattgtgaatattattgcttaggcacttcatattgtcttctagagtagctccgcttgtttttcaaagtcgcggtgtggatgaactcgcacacgtagtatccacagaaatcattcccttcctcctgccacaagcactttacgagaaatagaggtcaatcaaactgataatgaagcattataaatggcattgatgaaagtatagctatagaatcaacgggagatgcgcgcaactagctagccagtagtacttactttcgggtatgtatatcgcaactccttcggcagtcccggagcttttgcggtgaactgtttccaaaccctgcaagacaaagaaaataattattattacttgagatatcaggaaatgaacaaaaagttgccgatatggtgcgataatgatcaattgaacttacttgctgagcatttcagtgatgtccgcataggtttcgggatctttccgtctcgagtctaagacggttactagtccacgctcaagcttaatctccagaagaatatagtggtacatgcgcacgcatgcataactcatcaattacattactataacctcgcttgagtaataagggaaaccgaatatgcacacgacagtaacactcacgggacGTTGtgaggaaagagtatggtatctttgttttgatttttgatcaacgattgtagcaagttgtcctcggcctctttgacgttcttttcaaccagaaatacatctatgatatttgtgttaatggacccaatatcataaatttcttgttttttgcactcgacgatcttcaatctgcataatatattgaggataattaattataaatacatgcaatgaaagagccgagctatatatagagacttaatgacagaaatagtacttacaggcagtagcaaaagaccattaatttatcgagggccttttgattgaagaactcgaagaactcctcaaatagaACACATAATAGATCATttgaaacgaggtcgtgctcctctttaatgttcagatacaaactgttcgtcccctcagactctctgcaggttttcatgtaccaactatggaatcttcgcatcattgttgtcagagatttttcatctttgacgagaggcttcctgtactcgtatctgtgttcgtccacctccatgaaatcaggaagtgcatcgtcaggcaggtaatcttcaagattgccataaccgggcaccgtccccggagcattagacacattgagcggggggcacgattgctgtgcttgttcgccgagctgggcaattttttcccctttgctcgttcttttaaccttttatcactgacagtagttcccaaccgcttggcttggagatatgtcttttcagtaatgcgctcatagttggttctcggcggagactttggtggtttcctcagggcatcgatagtgcgctttgctttcaccggatctaccttctcctccggaggtggatgtctctttgctttcaccccttcaaagaactccttcacgtgggtccgcacaatcgtattgttttcctcctcggacctctcgtacggtaacttctctagaggcttgagagatgatggaccgtatttgtattgcctcccgcctctggttgtgctgctagacgccggagcagacggagcggctgcggcgtttgtcttctttcgtgcttgcttacgaggcgaaggagaaggagtacgacgcgccggagcagccggggcggcggcgggtctcttccgcccttgctggcgaggcggagaaggaggaggctgctggctgctcgggagcgccgacacaggaggagaaggaggcggagtgccgccacgcgccggagaaggaggcggagtgccgccacgcgtgccctgatcgtcactcgccggagaaggaggtggtggaggaggcggagtgccctgactcgccggaggaggaggaggaggcggaggcgtccagttcggaaggttgatgagctccttctgccataggcatggagtcttcagagcagaacccagcctagtctccccctcaccggtagggtgctcaagcgggaggtcctcaaatccctctgttattttatccaccatcaccttagcatatccttctggaatcggctggcagtgataagttgtgccgggtccactaggataaacttggccaacagccgccttgaccttcaaattcattcatcgcgccataatgtggcaactttgagactccgtgataccatccacgggatagctggaaggagccatcaagacatgctccggctgaagcagctcggtggaagccacgctgcttctccgctgagatggcggggtagcttcgggggaagcttcggcaggtcgtttgttgcgatctgctgcttctcgttcctcttctcgatcctctagccccattacccttccaagcagcgcctgcagttggtcctgctccagtttcttcctcctctcgtgggttttgtaaccccctgcgtccggaaaaccaaccttccacggaatggagcctagcgtgcctcgtgtccatccagggtgctcaggattcccaagggccattgtgagctcgtccttctccctgtttggaaggaacgtccctcgttGCGCTGCAAcaatatagtgtcgaaggttcttgactggtatttccagttgctcgttcgtccactggcacttccctgttacagggtccaaggttccgccagccccgaagaaccaagttcggcaacggtctggccagtacattgtctctggttcgatccctttttcaagcagatcatgctcagccttggaccacttaggtcgggctttgaggtagccacctgaccccgtgtgatggtgaagcttcttcttcgcagcattttcctTGTTtctcgccgacatcttcttactcttttccgatgtcttgtgggccacaaatgcgggccagtgatctttgatcttctcatatttgctgatgaattctggtgtcttttttttcgacaaactggttcagctctttcctccacctcctcattagggttgccatcttcttaagagcacaagacttgattaattgctctttaactggattctccggatcctcctctgacggtagggtgaaatttgccttcagctcagtccaaagatcttctttctgcatatcattgacataagacaccttagggtcttcctccttatgcttataccattgctggatgctgattgggatcttgtccctaacaagaaccccgcactgagcagaaaatgccttccttgtccggatgggttcaatcggttcgccgtcgggcgcgatttctatgatctcaaacttttcatccgagctcaactttttcttcaggcctcgtctccttaccaaagttgtgctcgattcTGAGGGCTAGAGATTATAAGGAaaaaagacgagagtaattaatatgtgtacatataccaaaacaatggaagcatcaattaactagtcagcacgggcttaactaatatatatatacctggccggacttggttcggtcaccggagcagtcggcacggtctccttcttgtacctccattgtgtcaccggagccatcatgaacatagtcctcttcttgtaccggcattaatgggccgaagccatcatgaacatagccctcttcttcacccagtccttccagctgaccatcggtgtcgaggagaaatgacgcaacatcatcacttccatttgcgattatgtcccccaacatcgcttctgtttcttcgtctcgggagtgctccatagtttctgcaaatatttacaacttgtcaattattattcaaacatggtacagatggatatatatatatatatatatatatatatatatatatatatatatatatatatatatatatatatatatatatatatatatatattagtggcaaacgtagaactagctagctaatcacaataaggaatcatgttagtggcctcgacgctgcttctctagggtttggggtcgcctcgacacaacgcttaaagggtttggggtggcctcgacgacaatgctcttttaacttggtaaatttgggtggcctcgagagagttaatttgtcgggtaggggcgcggcgggagggggtaggagaccaacatcgttttctctctagggtttgggtgtcctcgagagttttggtcgagcgagagagCCGAGGGccgggggtgctgccgttgtataagttatcacggtcgagagggggtatatatatcgaccgcccctcatgtcgaagttatctagagggggttatatcgacaacgacgcgacatacatatacatgggaaaataatgttatcggggagggggtatcggtaccaccccctcatgttgaagtttcttctttctcctctattcctttctttcttcttctactcttctttttcttcttctccctcgagaaaggaaaataattaaggaaagggaagaaaagaggaagaaggaagaaggaagaagaagaagaaaaaaaagaaaaaaagaggagaagaagaaaggaatagaggagaagaagaaaaaatagaatttttttcttctattttttcttcttctcctctattcctttattcttctcctcttctttttcttcttttttcctcttcttatttatttctcctcttcttcctctcttctttttctcctttcttcctcttcttattttcctttttcctctcattctttttcttcttcttcttccttcttccttcttccttccttcttcctcttttcttccttttccttattttactttctcctctacactaacctaaaatgcactaacctaaaatcgatatctactaacaacctaaatataaaattaatacatatatgaaaaaacatatataaacaaaaaaatgctatgaacattatattcatacatacatatatagccacatcaattcatcatatatatagctaccacatacatatatacattatatatatgaaaaaaatgcaatgaacaaaaaaaatacacttatgaaaaaaaaatactatgaacatgtacacatatacacataaaaacacatatacacaaaaaatgcaaaaaaatacatatatacttgcacatatgtataaatttttgcatatataaatttttgcatatataaacttctgcatatataaaaaaa comes from Triticum aestivum cultivar Chinese Spring chromosome 5B, IWGSC CS RefSeq v2.1, whole genome shotgun sequence and encodes:
- the LOC123117875 gene encoding protein FAR1-RELATED SEQUENCE 5 isoform X3, which encodes MGAETNLSSPQLEPTKLRETETLPSDDQNWMSALRESVSFGRFLSEPLEWHTTGHVSPATMAHVQSPPTAELDLPVHIAAVGPQFVSSCGDAYIGSSGPAQSCNPCFPAARSSSLMEPMESFGQSVGSTTPIALEDDANSSFTDAKQLASCGGDSYSTPRKTSSMPICGSIYVPECDESLEPAIGMVFDKWEAGEMFYTRYAHEVGFLVRRFTQHEGDGGVPVWKRFVCARQGWREEKYILNDHVKKPRRKVKLTRCGCEAMISLKIRDDGKYEVARFVREHTHQLVSPSKKQFLRSNREVTSELRSTFFTCRKALMGPCQTYRFMTAQKGGPENIGCSKRDLQNYCRDISEIIKDADAQTIIDAMRSKQRINPTFFFDYEQDDEKKLTHIFWADGTCRKNYALFGEVMSFDSTYSTNQYNLVFAPFTGVNHHKACVTFGAAFVCHEKVWSYKWLFKTFLKSMGGVAPKLIITDEDQSMKAAIKEVFPQTIHRLCMWHILYKLRQNVGHDLFNDEDFRRQFSACVWGSETPGEFEEKWSTLISHYELESNIWLAGKFGIRHLWIHAYFKGVFLGGLLRTTSRSESENAFFGHFLNRRLSLLEFWIRFESAIEEQRQKELEDDNSTIHTLPLLETTWSIESHARHVYTHTIFLLFQDELIAARDRRDVLSIQQVGEVQITCISDLSGKVREVLYNTTTKVAHCSCKLFESIDIPCSHIIIVLKREKFKEIPSHCILHRWTKLATKTVVLDSNGNTLEGTTKSLPPNINRLYSETCTKFNMGMMAAKNCEEKMQFA
- the LOC123117875 gene encoding protein FAR1-RELATED SEQUENCE 5 isoform X4, whose product is MGAETNLSSPQLEPTKLRETETLPSDDQNWMSALRESVSFGRFLSEPLEWHTTGHVSPATMAHVQSPPTAELDLPVHIAAVGPQFVSSCGDAYIGSSGPAQSCNPCFPAARSSSLMEPMESFGQSVGSTTPIALEDDANSSFTLASCGGDSYSTPRKTSSMPICGSIYVPECDESLEPAIGMVFDKWEAGEMFYTRYAHEVGFLVRRFTQHEGDGGVPVWKRFVCARQGWREEKYILNDHVKKPRRKVKLTRCGCEAMISLKIRDDGKYEVARFVREHTHQLVSPSKKQFLRSNREVTSELRSTFFTCRKALMGPCQTYRFMTAQKGGPENIGCSKRDLQNYCRDISEIIKDADAQTIIDAMRSKQRINPTFFFDYEQDDEKKLTHIFWADGTCRKNYALFGEVMSFDSTYSTNQYNLVFAPFTGVNHHKACVTFGAAFVCHEKVWSYKWLFKTFLKSMGGVAPKLIITDEDQSMKAAIKEVFPQTIHRLCMWHILYKLRQNVGHDLFNDEDFRRQFSACVWGSETPGEFEEKWSTLISHYELESNIWLAGKFGIRHLWIHAYFKGVFLGGLLRTTSRSESENAFFGHFLNRRLSLLEFWIRFESAIEEQRQKELEDDNSTIHTLPLLETTWSIESHARHVYTHTIFLLFQDELIAARDRRDVLSIQQVGEVQITCISDLSGKVREVLYNTTTKVAHCSCKLFESIDIPCSHIIIVLKREKFKEIPSHCILHRWTKLATKTVVLDSNGNTLEGTTKSLPPNINRLYSETCTKFNMGMMAAKNCEEKMQFA